The following proteins come from a genomic window of Pseudomonas sp. WJP1:
- a CDS encoding MFS transporter, with protein sequence MPIALLALTLSAFAIGTTEFVIVGLLPTIGADLGVSLPSAGLLVSLYALGVAVGAPVLTALTGKVPRKLLLLSLMVLFTLGNLLAWQAPSYESLILARIVTGLAHGVFFSIGSTIATSLVPKEKAASAIAIMFTGLTVALVTGVPLGTFIGQHFGWRETFLAVSALGVIAFIGSLLYVPKNIAHSKPASLLQQLQVLKQPRLLLVYAMTAVGYGGSFIAFTFLAPILQDIAGFSASTVSLVLLVYGISVAVGNIWGGKLADKRGPISALKLIFALLAAVLFVLTFSAGNPWLALATVLVWGAVAFGNVPGLQVYVVRQAEHHTPNAVDVASGLNIAAFNLGIAGGAWGGGLIVAHMGLIHTAWIGGLVVLVALALTAWSGRLDRRGPVYTEPVEGSARVITGH encoded by the coding sequence ATGCCCATTGCCTTGCTCGCGCTGACCCTCAGCGCCTTCGCCATCGGGACGACCGAGTTCGTCATCGTTGGCCTGTTACCCACCATTGGCGCCGACCTCGGTGTCAGCCTGCCGTCGGCCGGCCTGCTGGTCAGCCTGTATGCGCTGGGCGTCGCCGTCGGCGCCCCGGTACTCACCGCCCTGACTGGCAAAGTGCCGCGTAAACTGCTGCTGTTGTCCTTGATGGTGTTGTTCACCTTGGGCAACCTACTGGCCTGGCAAGCGCCGAGCTACGAGTCGCTTATCCTGGCGCGGATCGTCACCGGCCTGGCCCACGGGGTGTTTTTCTCGATTGGCTCAACCATCGCCACCAGTCTAGTGCCCAAGGAAAAAGCCGCCAGCGCGATCGCGATCATGTTCACCGGCCTGACCGTGGCCCTGGTGACGGGCGTACCGCTGGGGACTTTCATCGGTCAGCATTTCGGCTGGCGTGAGACCTTTCTCGCCGTATCGGCCCTGGGTGTGATCGCCTTTATCGGCAGCCTGCTTTATGTGCCGAAAAACATCGCCCACAGCAAACCCGCTTCCCTGCTGCAGCAGTTGCAGGTCCTCAAACAACCCCGTCTGCTGCTGGTGTACGCCATGACGGCGGTCGGTTACGGCGGTTCGTTCATCGCGTTCACGTTCCTCGCGCCGATCCTCCAGGACATCGCCGGTTTCAGCGCCAGCACCGTCAGCCTGGTGCTGCTGGTCTACGGCATCTCGGTGGCCGTCGGCAACATCTGGGGCGGCAAACTGGCGGACAAGCGTGGCCCGATCAGCGCCCTGAAACTCATCTTCGCCCTGCTCGCCGCCGTGCTGTTCGTGCTGACCTTCAGCGCCGGAAACCCGTGGCTGGCACTGGCCACCGTACTCGTCTGGGGCGCCGTGGCGTTCGGCAATGTGCCAGGGTTGCAGGTGTATGTGGTGCGCCAGGCTGAACACCACACGCCCAATGCGGTGGACGTGGCTTCCGGCCTGAACATCGCCGCGTTCAACCTCGGCATCGCCGGTGGCGCCTGGGGTGGTGGCTTGATCGTCGCGCATATGGGGCTGATCCATACCGCGTGGATCGGTGGATTGGTGGTGTTGGTGGCGTTGGCGTTGACCGCGTGGAGCGGACGTCTGGACCGCCGTGGGCCAGTGTATACCGAGCCGGTCGAAGGGTCTGCCCGCGTTATCACGGGCCACTGA
- a CDS encoding DUF72 domain-containing protein: protein MAAIHIGISGWRYTPWRGDFYPKGLAQKRELQFASRAVNSIEINGSFYALQRPERYAQWYAETPVHFVFSVKAPRFITHIKRLRDIHKPLANFFASGVLELKEKLGPILWQFPPNFKFDAELFEAFLEQLPHDTQQAAALARQHDAHVNGHASLKASRKKPLRHAVEIRNESFIDPAFVRLLKRYNTALVIADTAGKWPYREDLTSDFVYVRLHGAEELYASGYTPQALKRWAERIDAWHHGRQPADPQLIAPRLKPRVRKSREVFCYFDNDIKVRAPFDARRLLERFDLDKDLLTTPGEPVAEGVLP from the coding sequence ATGGCGGCGATTCACATCGGCATTTCAGGTTGGCGCTACACGCCCTGGCGGGGGGATTTCTACCCGAAGGGGCTGGCCCAGAAGCGCGAATTGCAATTCGCTTCGCGGGCAGTCAACAGCATCGAGATCAATGGATCGTTCTACGCCCTGCAGCGGCCTGAACGCTACGCCCAGTGGTACGCCGAAACCCCGGTGCACTTTGTGTTCAGCGTCAAGGCGCCGCGCTTCATCACCCATATCAAGCGTCTGCGTGACATCCACAAACCCTTGGCGAATTTCTTCGCCTCCGGAGTCTTGGAACTCAAGGAAAAACTCGGCCCCATACTCTGGCAGTTTCCGCCCAACTTCAAATTCGACGCCGAACTGTTCGAGGCCTTCCTCGAGCAATTACCCCACGACACCCAACAGGCCGCCGCCCTCGCCCGCCAGCACGATGCCCACGTGAACGGGCACGCCAGCCTCAAGGCGAGCAGGAAAAAGCCCTTGCGCCATGCTGTGGAAATCCGCAACGAGAGCTTCATCGATCCGGCATTCGTGCGCCTGCTCAAACGTTACAACACGGCCCTGGTAATCGCCGACACCGCCGGTAAATGGCCGTATCGCGAAGACCTCACCAGCGACTTCGTGTACGTGCGCTTGCACGGTGCCGAAGAGCTCTACGCCAGCGGCTACACCCCTCAGGCCCTGAAGCGTTGGGCTGAGCGGATCGATGCCTGGCATCACGGGCGACAACCGGCTGATCCGCAGCTGATCGCGCCGCGCCTGAAACCCAGGGTGCGCAAGTCGCGAGAAGTGTTCTGCTACTTCGATAACGACATCAAGGTCCGCGCGCCCTTCGATGCGCGCCGCTTGCTCGAACGCTTCGATCTCGACAAAGACCTGCTCACCACCCCCGGCGAACCGGTCGCCGAAGGAGTGCTGCCATGA